The genomic segment TGCCGGGCCCGTTCATGACCGCGGCCGGGCAGATGATCTGCGGCGGCGTTCTGCTGGTGCTGATCGGCCTGGCGGTGGGCGAGCGCCCGACCACCTTGCCCGACACCAGCGGCCTGCTGGCGATGGCCTACCTGTGCGTGTTCGGTTCCATCGTCGCGTTCACCGCCTACGTATGGCTGCTGCAGAACGTGCGCCCGGCGCTCGCCGGCAGCTATGCCTACGTCAATCCGGTGATCGCGGTGCTGCTGGGCGCGCTGCTCAACGGTGAACGGTTCGGCTGGCGTGACCTGCTCGCCATGGCGGTGATTCTTCTGGGTGTGGTGGTGTTGACGATGGCAAGGACGCGAAAGCAATGAGCATGGACGAGAAAGAACAACGCCGGGGCCTGCTGGTCACCGCGTCCACCTTCGTGATCTGGGGCCTGGTGCCGGTGTACTGGCACCTGCTCAACGAAGTGCCTTCGTTCCAGATCATTGCCCACCGCATCATCTGGAGCACGGTGATGGTGCTGGGCTGGCTGCTGATCAGCTCGCGCCTGGGCTGGTGGAAGAAGATTGCGGCGCAGCCGCGCGCGCTGCCGATCCTGCTGGTGTCCAGCCTGACCATTGCCTTCAACTGGGGCCTGTACATCTGGGCGGTCAATGCCGGGCATGTGATCGAGACCAGCCTGGGCTACTTCATCAATCCGCTGGTGAACGTGCTGCTGGGCGTGCTGGTGCTGAAGGAACGCCTGCGCCGCCTGCAGTGGGTGGCGGTGGCGATGGCGGCGGTGGGCGTGGCCTGGCTGACCATCGATGCCGGCACGCCGCCGTGGATCGCGCTGGGCCTGGCCTGTTCGTTCGGCCTGTACGGGCTGTTGCGCAAGCTGGTCTCGGTCGATCCGGTGGCTGGCCTGGGCGTGGAGAGCCTGTACCTGTTCCTGCCGGCGCTGGCGTTCGCGATCTGGGCCGAGAACGGCCACGGCGGTGCCTTCTTCCATGGCTGGGGCTGGCGCAACGACCTGCTGCTGATCTTCGGCGGCGCGGTCACTGCGGTACCGCTGATCGGCTTTGCCTACGGCGTGAAGCGCATCCCGCTGTCACTGGTCGGCATCCTGCAGTACATCGCGCCGAGCCTGCAGCTGCTGCTGGGCGTGTTCTTCTTCCACGAAGGATTCGATACCGGCAAGGCGATCGGTTTTGCGGCGATCTGGGCCGGCCTGGTGCTGTTTGTCGGCGACAACATCCGCACGATGCGGGCTGCGAAACGATAGAGCCTGGCCAGGCCCGGCGAACACGATGCAGGAAAAAGAACGGCGCCCCGAAGGGCGCCGTTCTGCTTCCATCCACCGCCAGGAGAGAGAGATGGCGGTGGCGGGAACGCGGTTGCAGGCTTAGAAGCGCTGCTGGTACTTCATGTACATGAAGCGGCCGATGTCGAAGCCACCGTAGTAGGTGAAGCTGCTGTTCGGCTGGCTGTACATGGTCGGACCCTGGTGGTTGAACACGTTGTTCACGCCCAGCGACACGGTGCCATCCCACGGCAGGCTGTAACGCACCTGCAGGTCGTGGAAGGTGTTGGAGCCCACCTTGTTGGTCGGCGAGGTGCTGGTGTACGGCGAGTTGAAGTCCGGCAGGTTGCACTCGTCCATGTACGAGCACTTCTCCTTCATGCTGGAGTAGTAGCGCGCGGTCCAGCCGATGCCGAAGTCGCCGTACTGCCAATCCAGGTTGAAGGTGGAGCGCACGCGGAAGTCGCCGCCCCAACCGGTACGCTGTTCCACCGGAGTGGTGACGGCGTTGTCGTTGCGCTGCTCCAGGTAGTCGGTGTAGGTGGTGTTCCAGTTGACGGCGAACTTGCCGAACGTGGTGTCCGGCAGGCGGTAGCGCAGGTTGATGTCATAGCCGGCGGTCTCGCGGAAACCGGCGTTGACCAGCGAGCGGTCCAGGCTGTTGACCTGGCCGTTGCTGCCGCGGGTGAAGCGGCCGCAGGCAGCGTCCGAACCCTGCACGTAGCACTGTTCCAGCAGGTTGGTGGCCGACTCGCCGACGATGGCGTTGTTGATGCGGATCTTCCACCAGTCCAGGCTGACGTCCAGGCCTGGCACGAAGTCCGGGCTGTACACCAGGCCCACGGTCCAGGTCTTGGCGGTTTCCGGCTTCAGTTCCGGGTTGGAACCGGAGCTGAAATCGGTGGTGGCCTGCTGGCCGGGCTTGGTGGCCACGCTGCCATCGCTGTTGAGCTGGCGGAAGTTGGCCGGCACCTTCAGCGCCTGGCAGCGGGCGGCGACGGCGGCGCTGGTGGCGGCGGTACCGAAGGAGGTATCGCACGGATCGGTGAACGCGTCACGGCTGCTGACGGTGCCGCCATACAGGTCGTCCACGGTCGGCGCACGGAAGCCGGTGCCGTAGGTGGCGCGCACCAGCAGGCTGTCGATCGGCTTCCACTTCAGCCCGAACTTGCTGTTGGTGGTCGAACCGAAGTTGTTGTAATCCGAGTAGCGACCGGCCACGTCCAGCGACAGTTCACGCGCGAACGGCAGGTCGGCCAGCAACGGCACCTGCAGCTCCAGGTAGACCTCGTTGAGCGAGTAGTTGCCACGGGTCGGCTGGCCACTGGTACCGGCGATCTCGCCCTTCTGCACCTTCGCATCCGGGGTGTAGCTGGCTTCTTCGCTGCGGTGCTCGACGCCCAGCGCGGCCAGGATGTCGCCGGCCGGCAGGGTGAACAGCGAGCCGGAGATGTTGCCGCTGGCGACCTTGGTGGTGCTCTGCATCTTGTCGACGAAGCGGGTGAACAGGTAGTCCTGCACGTCCTGGTTGCTCAGCGAGCCCGGGCCGGTGTAGCCCATCGGCGCTGCCGGGTTCCACGGCACGCAGCCGGCGATCACCGCGCCCGGCGTACCGCAGCGGGCCACGTCGCCATCCATGAAGGACGGGCCGACGGCCAGGTTGACGTGCGGCTGGTACATGCTGCCGGTACCGATGCGCTCGCCTTCATTGCGGTTGTACATGTAGCTGACGTTCCAGTCCCAGTACCGCGAACCGGTTTCGAAGCTGCCTTCCAGGCCGATGCTGGCGCGCTTGGTTTCCAGGTTGTTCTCGGTACCGCGCGGCAGTTCCTCGGTGCGGTGCGCGAACAGAACGTCCTGGCCCCACAGGTTGAATGCGCTGTCCTTGGACAGCGCGGCGCGGCTGCCGCTGCGTGCCTGCGCGGCACTCACCGAGTACGGGTAACCGGCCAGGTGCTTGATCGACTCGCGCTTGCTGTACAGCGCGTCGGCGACGATGCGCAGGTCGTCGGTGATGGAGAAGCCACCGTTGGCGAACACCGAGGTGCGCTCCAGGCCGGTCTGCAGGCTCATGTTCGACTTGGTGTTGGCACCGTCGGCCGGGTCCGGCGCGTGGAAGTTGCCCGCCTTGCTGGGGTCGCCGCCCGGGCCCACGGTCAGGTTCTTGCCACCCACGGTGACGTAGCCCCACGGGGTGTTGCCGTTCAGGCCATCATTGGGGTGGCGCGGCCCGTTCGGGTAACGGCTGAATTCGCGATCCTTGCCCAGCACCTCGTCTTCCTTGGTGCGCTCGGCGCCGACGCTGAACCAGCCGCGGTCGAAGGTCTTGCCGAAGGTGGCGCTGTAGGAGCGCTTCTGGCCGTCGCCTTCGCCGTACTGGCCGACGTAGGCACTGGCCTGGCCGCCATCGAAGTTCCTGCGGGTGATGATGTTGACCACGCCGGCAATGGCATCGGAGCCGTACAGTGCGGAGGCACCGTCGGTCAGCACTTCCACGCGCTCGACAATCGCCGACGGGATCGAGGCCAGGTCGGAATAACCGCCGGCGCTGACGCCCATGCGGCGGCCGTCGATCAGCACCAGGCTGCGTTCCGGGCCCAGGTTGCGCAGGCTGACGTACATGCCGCCGAAGTCGCGCGAGGAGGTCAGCGACGAGGCGCGGCTCATGCTGGGCGCGCCTGCTGCAGGAATGTCCTGCAGGATGTCGGCGACGTTGACGTAGCCCTTCTTGTCGATCTCGGCGCGGCTGAGCGCGATCACCGGCTGTGCGGTTTCGACACTGGCCTGGCGGATGCGCGAGCCGGTGATTTCGATGCGGTCGAGGTTGGTGGTGGTATCGCCGGCGCTCTGCGCAAAGGCGGGGGTGGTGCAGCTGGCAGCCAGCGCGATCACGATCGCGTTGCGCAGCGGAGTGGTTTTCAGGGACATCCGTGACATCTCGTGTTTCAGGAAAAACAAGCGCCCGTTCTGTGGGCGCGTGGGGTGCTGCAAACCAACGTGGGGGGCCGGATTCTAGAGTGTTTCCATCCGTAACTGTTTGCCTCTGCGCTGCTGCATGCGTGCGAAAATGAATCGCAACCAACAATCCACAGATGCACTGTGCGCAACGTCACGTGCGCTGCGTTTGCAATGGGCAGAGGCATCGATAGCGGCACGAACCCGGCACGCTTGAGGGGTTGCGACAACACGCCGCAGCGCGCGCTTGTACGCAGGCGCGCATCCGTTGCGATGCATCTGCCTGCATGAAATGCTCTTCGCGTTGGCGTCGAAAGTGGGAGATGAAGGAATGATCCAGCTCGAAGAAGCTCGCCGTCGCGTGCAGGCTGCGCTTGCAAGAGATGATGAGCCGGTTGCCATCACGCATGAGCATGAAGTGGTCGAAGGCTGGCTGTTCTGCTTCCAGTCGCTGCGCTACCTGCAATCCGGCGAAATCTCGGATGCGTTGGCCGGCAATGGACCGATCTTCGTCGACCGGCATACGGGCGAGCAGCACGCGCTGGGCACGGCGTATCCGCCGGAGGACGCCCTTCGCCAGCATCTGGCCTCGCTCGCCCTGCCGTCTGATGCCGCAGCGGCAGATTTCTGAGTTCGGCAAACGAAAAAAGGACGGAGCCTTCGCTCCGTCCCTCTGCGCGATGCGCATTCCATCGCTGCGTGATGCTCAGGTTTCGCGCAGTGCCGTGGTGATCGGCAATCGCGCCGCACGCAGCGCCGGGAACAGGCCGCCGACCAGGCCGATGCCCAATGCCCATTTCAGGCCCGTCCACAGCAGTTCCGGCGACACATGGAACTTGAATACCACTGCGCTGAAATTGCTGCCGATGGTGGACACGCTGTAGCCGTTGAACAGCAGCCACGCCACCGCGCAACCGAGCAGCCCGCCGAGCAGGGCCAGCAGCATCGTCTCCAGCATCACCGCGGTCACCACCGGCAGGCCGCGGAAACCGATCGCGCGCATGGTGGCGATCTCGCGCGCACGCGTGGCCACGGCGGCATACATGGTGTTGAGTGCGCCGAACACCGCACCCACCGCCATGATCGTGCCGATCACCTTGCCGAGGATGTCGATCAGCTTGGTCAGACCGCCGCCCTGCTTGCTGTAGTAGACGCGGGTGGTTTCCACGTCCAGCTTCAGCCGCGGGTCGGCGGCAACGGCGGCCTTGAACTGCTCGAAGCCGGCCTTGCCATCGGTGCGCACGCTGATCGACTGCCAGGCACTGCGCTGATAGGTGGTGGCCAGCGTATCGGCATCGGTCCACAGTTCCGAATCATGCGCAT from the Stenotrophomonas maltophilia genome contains:
- a CDS encoding TonB-dependent receptor produces the protein MSLKTTPLRNAIVIALAASCTTPAFAQSAGDTTTNLDRIEITGSRIRQASVETAQPVIALSRAEIDKKGYVNVADILQDIPAAGAPSMSRASSLTSSRDFGGMYVSLRNLGPERSLVLIDGRRMGVSAGGYSDLASIPSAIVERVEVLTDGASALYGSDAIAGVVNIITRRNFDGGQASAYVGQYGEGDGQKRSYSATFGKTFDRGWFSVGAERTKEDEVLGKDREFSRYPNGPRHPNDGLNGNTPWGYVTVGGKNLTVGPGGDPSKAGNFHAPDPADGANTKSNMSLQTGLERTSVFANGGFSITDDLRIVADALYSKRESIKHLAGYPYSVSAAQARSGSRAALSKDSAFNLWGQDVLFAHRTEELPRGTENNLETKRASIGLEGSFETGSRYWDWNVSYMYNRNEGERIGTGSMYQPHVNLAVGPSFMDGDVARCGTPGAVIAGCVPWNPAAPMGYTGPGSLSNQDVQDYLFTRFVDKMQSTTKVASGNISGSLFTLPAGDILAALGVEHRSEEASYTPDAKVQKGEIAGTSGQPTRGNYSLNEVYLELQVPLLADLPFARELSLDVAGRYSDYNNFGSTTNSKFGLKWKPIDSLLVRATYGTGFRAPTVDDLYGGTVSSRDAFTDPCDTSFGTAATSAAVAARCQALKVPANFRQLNSDGSVATKPGQQATTDFSSGSNPELKPETAKTWTVGLVYSPDFVPGLDVSLDWWKIRINNAIVGESATNLLEQCYVQGSDAACGRFTRGSNGQVNSLDRSLVNAGFRETAGYDINLRYRLPDTTFGKFAVNWNTTYTDYLEQRNDNAVTTPVEQRTGWGGDFRVRSTFNLDWQYGDFGIGWTARYYSSMKEKCSYMDECNLPDFNSPYTSTSPTNKVGSNTFHDLQVRYSLPWDGTVSLGVNNVFNHQGPTMYSQPNSSFTYYGGFDIGRFMYMKYQQRF
- a CDS encoding YrhB domain-containing protein, which encodes MIQLEEARRRVQAALARDDEPVAITHEHEVVEGWLFCFQSLRYLQSGEISDALAGNGPIFVDRHTGEQHALGTAYPPEDALRQHLASLALPSDAAAADF
- the rarD gene encoding EamA family transporter RarD, encoding MSMDEKEQRRGLLVTASTFVIWGLVPVYWHLLNEVPSFQIIAHRIIWSTVMVLGWLLISSRLGWWKKIAAQPRALPILLVSSLTIAFNWGLYIWAVNAGHVIETSLGYFINPLVNVLLGVLVLKERLRRLQWVAVAMAAVGVAWLTIDAGTPPWIALGLACSFGLYGLLRKLVSVDPVAGLGVESLYLFLPALAFAIWAENGHGGAFFHGWGWRNDLLLIFGGAVTAVPLIGFAYGVKRIPLSLVGILQYIAPSLQLLLGVFFFHEGFDTGKAIGFAAIWAGLVLFVGDNIRTMRAAKR